One window of the Sebastes umbrosus isolate fSebUmb1 chromosome 1, fSebUmb1.pri, whole genome shotgun sequence genome contains the following:
- the ecm2 gene encoding extracellular matrix protein 2, which yields MRWWLVAASLWLLVVLTVSNAQARNRPRNQDGEIRRGKRKRDGQGPGRTRTGRSRPLKIRLVPGPSIPVEPGENQGNAPFLDSYKNLQEHHSSYNVIPGKQGQCVYQGLTMFDQAVWSPKPCVTCLCTGGRVVCDKITCPITHCHFPFTPAGECCPVCMESDPDLSLDLSGDSPVPNDPGEPVTPLTQEEIQRILWREEEEHREEEERLRKKDEARKKRRKQRKEQADKQRKIVEEKRRKEEEALRLQVEREEEEWRRHVEEEERRRQEEKRRRQEEDDRRRKEAADIEAREKERKLEEERWRQEEMLREELLALVEEEEEEEIEEEVWLRGDVFEMPHKELEEPEEPDLLPAPIPRPPVATEDELKEMEAEEEEEEEEEEEEEEREVVIIENRRGIPPGCDISDVTLTCDNAKLTYFPPLSIPELKSLSLEGNDISSIPAEAFNGIPNLEWINLKKNKFTSAGIDAKAFKGLKMLRRLYLDGNLLEAVPAGLPPTLQELKISENRLIAIDENSFQDLSSLVILELEGNLLSEGNVDPLAFAPLIELSYLRLGKNHFRTIPQGLPISLLELYLENNLIEEISEAVFNQTHSLNVVSLRHNRLDETRIAPLAWINHRNLESIDLSHNDLYLVPSYLPRSLIHLVLVGNNIERIPGYVFAHMDPGIEYLYLSYNRLDGEAIEPESFFGSYQSMVELCLDNNQLVSVPSGINEMTNLHFLRLNNNNIRSIPDEGICDPNHSGDSTLVAVRLESNYIDPQKISPTAFSCVRSSSSVVLKPQKTK from the exons ATGAGGTGGTGGCTGGTGGCGGCCAGTTTGTGGCTGCTGGTGGTCCTGACCGTCTCGAACGCCCAGGCCAGGAACAGACCTCGCAACCAGGACGGTGAGATCCGCcgggggaagaggaagagggacgGACAGG GTCCTGGGCGGACCAGAACGGGGCGCTCTAGACCTCTAAAGATCCGACTGGTTCCTGGTCCAAGCATCCCAGTGGAGCCTGGAGAAAACCAAGGAAACGCTCCGTTCCTGGATTCCTACAAGAACCTACAAGAACATCACTCCAGCTACAACGTTATCCCAG GTAAGCAGGGCCAGTGTGTGTACCAGGGTCTGACCATGTTCGACCAGGCCGTCTGGTCACCAAAGCCCTGTGTGACTTGTCTGTGTACCGGAGGGCGGGTGGTTTGTGACAAGATCACTTGTCCCATAACGCACTGCCATTTCCCCTTCACCCCCGCTGGGGAGTGCTGCCCCGTCTGCATGGAGTCAG ACCCTGACCTCAGCCTTGACCTTTCTGGTGACTCCCCAGTTCCCAACGACCCCGGCGAGCCTGTGACCCCGCTGACCCAGGAGGAAATCCAGCGAATCCTCTGGCGGGAGGAAGAGGAACACcgcgaggaggaggagcgccTGAGGAAGAAGGATGAGGctaggaagaagaggaggaagcagaggaaGGAGCAGGCGGACAAACAAAGGAAGAtagtggaggagaagaggaggaaggaggaggaggcgctgaggctgcaggtggagagagaggaggaggagtggaggaggcatgtggaagaggaggagaggaggaggcaggaagagaagaggaggagacaggaggaggatgacAGGAGGCGAAAGGAGGCAGCAGACATAGAAGCAAGGGAGAAGGAAAGGAAGCTAGAGGAGGAAAGGTGGAGACAGGAGGAGATGCTGAGGGAGGAACTACTGGctctggtggaggaggaggaggaagaggagatagaGGAGGAGGTGTGGCTGAGAGGAGATGTGTTTGAGATGCCCCATAAAGAACTTGAAGAACCCGAGGAACCAGACCTCCTCCCTGCTCCAATACCAAGACCTCCAGTGGCGACAGAAGACGAGCTGAAGGAGAtggaagcagaggaggaggaggaggaagaagaggaggaggaggaggaggagagggaggtggTGATTATAGAGAACAGAAGAGGCATCCCTCCAGGCTGCGACATCTCTGATGTCACTCTGACATGTGATAACGCAAAACTCACCTACTTCCCTCCTCTGTCCATCCCTGAGCTCAAGTCTCTCAGTCTGGAGG GCAACGACATCAGCAGCATCCCAGCAGAAGCCTTCAATGGCATCCCCAACCTGGAGTGGATCAacctgaagaaaaacaaattcacCTCTGCCGGCATTGATGCTAAAGCCTTCAAA ggtctGAAGATGCTAAGGCGTCTGTACTTGGACGGGAACCTTCTGGAGGCCGTGCCCGCTGGCCTTCCCCCCACCCTGCAGGAGCTGAAGATCAGCGAGAACAGACTGATAGCGATCGATGAAAACAGCTTCCAAG ATCTGAGCAGTCTGGTGATTCTGGAGTTGGAGGGAAATCTGCTGAGTGAGGGGAATGTAGATCCTCTGGCCTTCGCTCCCCTCATCGAGCTCTCCTACCTCCGACTGGGCAAAAACCACTTCCGCACCATACCACAAGGGCTTCCCATTTCATTGCTG GAGCTGTACTTGGAGAACAACCTGATTGAGGAAATCTCAGAGGCAGTTTTCAATCAGACCCACAGTCTGAATGTGGTTTCTCTGAGACACAACAGGCTGGACGAGACCAGGATCGCCCCGCTGGCCTGGATCAACCACAG AAATCTGGAGTCCATCGACCTTTCACATAATGACCTTTACCTGGTTCCATCATACCTGCCCAGATCTCTGATCCACCTGGTGCTGGTGGGAAACAACATAGAGAGGATACCTG GTTATGTCTTCGCCCACATGGACCCTGGTATAGAGTACCTCTACCTCTCCTACAACAGACTGGATGGGGAGGCAATCGAGCCCGAGTCGTTCTTTGGCTCGTACCAATCCATGGTGGAATTGTGTCTGGATAACAACCAGCTGGTCTCTGTCCCGTCTGGCATCAATGAGATGACCAACTTACACTTCCTCAGACtcaacaataacaatatcaG GAGTATCCCTGACGAGGGCATCTGTGACCCAAACCACAGCGGAGACTCCACACTGGTGGCCGTGAGGCTGGAAAGCAACTACATCGACCCCCAGAAGATCTCACCGACAGCCTTCTCCTGCGTACGCTCCTCCTCCAGTGTGGTCTTAAAACCCCAGAAAACCAAGTGA